tAGGATAATTTAAATAGGCTTTCTCAAACCCTAATTATATTATCCTATTAaactatatataaatttattttaaactttaaaagatAGAAATCaatcatttttatttattatatatattatcaacgTATTATTATCATTaacattattaatattaataatttaatttaatttattctaaaaaattaatcaaatatcAAATTTATTTAGTTGGAAAAGTATGTAGGATTGAACCAAGGTAATATAGTAAACGCTAAATTAGGTTATAGcattatctaaaattgaaccaaacaatattaggttatgttttattactcataaccttggttatgggTTATGTATGATAACTTAAACCAAAAGCACCCTCAAAGTAATCAAGGTGTTCGTGGATCTACCTAATTCCCTTCCCTTGGACATCTATCCAATTCTATAAGACAATATTTTTAagtcttttttttctatttctataCAATTTTCAAGATTATATATGAGCTAAAAGGCCAAAGTGATTTCGTGAAGACATCACATGATTAAAAGAAATTGATAATAGAAGGCCAATGTAATTCCATGAAAAGATGGGATAGTTATGAAGAATTCATGGTAAAAAACAGAGGTAAAGACATGCTAGGATGAAAAGTATATGCAATAAAATACACAGTagtaaacaagaaaacaaaaacaTGCATCAGTGAACAAATTACGACAGATAATAAACACACGAAATTCACAACTAATCAAATTCTACATCTCACCCGTGATATAAAGATAGAAAATAAGATGTGACAGTGAAAGAATTATAtgaaaattttgaagagaaataataaaaaaattgaaggggagccttggtgcaatggtaaagttgttgctttatgaccaaaaaggtcacgggttcgaatcctggaaatagtctcttgcaaaaaatagggtaagactgcgtacaatggatcctttcccgggaccccgcatagcgggagattcgtgcaccggactacccttaataataaaaaaattcataatagTCAAGGCAACATGAATCAATATTTATAGAGCTTTTAGAGCCTCCAAAAGAAGGgtagccttggcgcaacggtaaagttgttgccatgtgaccaaaaggtcacgggttcgaatcctggaaacaacctcttgcaaaaaacaaggtaaggctgcgtacaatagatccttccccgggaccctgcATGGCAGGAGTTTCGTGCACCAGACTACCCTTTTTTTTTAGAGCCTCCAAAACAATTGTCAGCTAAAATAATCCCATCAAATCTATAAAAGAACACAGCTTTCAATGATCAATCATGTAATGTCCTTGAAAAAATTTAGTTTCATTTCAGCTTTGAACATGTTTATTCTAAAATATTGGTATATAATATATACTCGTGTTATCTATCAATACTATTTGACCTGCAGTAATCATTACTCATTTAATGTAATAGTTACTTTGTATGCGTGAATACTTTAATACATAGTTAATAAATTAATATGATCGCACATATTTCTTGTTGATATTGTTGACTTTGAATTGATACTTCCATTTGTTGTCATGTTGATATTGCCTCCATGTTGATAGGTGGGAAGAAACACAAAACCATAGAAGATTCAGAGATAGAGATGGATTTGTGACAATGGTAGCCCTATTGAGACTTGCTAAGTTGCTAATGGTTATATCTGGACTTGCAGTGACCTTTAACTACACAAGCTAAAAGTGTCTTTCACTGAATGGTGTTTCATTGTCGTTGTGTAGTGCATCAATCTCTTTTTGAGTGGGGATAAATCCTACCTCATTTTGAGTGATTTTGGTAGCATTGTTGCCAACATATATTGCTCTGAATAATGCTTTTGTCATGACTTTCTTTGCTAGTATAGCCTAGCATGTTTATTCTCGTTTTATTGTCTTGTTTAGTACATATGTGTTTAGATTGGTTATTACATTATTACTGATTATAAGGGTTTGTTTGGAGTGTTTGTTGGTATAGTTAGTGTTACAAGCCTATATTCTTAGCCTAGCCAAGAATGTTGGCTGACCAAAACCTATTGTTGGTTGACACATGTTCTCCAAGCCCAAGTTGGTCGACTAAAACTTTATTGGTCAACCAACACTTCCTTGTTAGTTGACACTTTATTCCAGATCCATTTTTGGTCAACCAACTTTCATCTTGATCAACCAAGCACCATTTATGTTGTCTATGGATACTTTTTCTTTGGTGTTTAGGTGTCTTTTTGGAAGTTTAACAAATCAAGAGGCCAATCGGCAAagataggggtgtaatcgagccgagccgagccgagccgaactcttgaatgtttgagtttggctcgtttataatcgagccgagctcgagatttatttaacgaatatattcatggctcacgagcttattcgagcctTTATCGAGCATAAacaagtttaataaatataaattataaatttaaatattcattaaaaactaaattatatatttttaaaaaattataatattcttgttaaaatttataattttattctaataaataaatttaatatatttgtctatgtttttcataagtagagtgtaaaatctataaattcaatatcaaaactattattttttttatttaaaagttgatttataagtttaacgaacatgttcacgagctaacgagccaaatattgtgaagcttgagcttggtttgtttatcttaacgagtctcattaaccaagctcaaacgagcttttatcgaatcaagcttcgaatagctcacgtgcggcttgactcatttacacccctaggcaAAGACCAATGTAATTTTCCTTGTGAAATTAGAACAAACATGATTGAGATTATTAATCTtgaaattcatgataaaaattaCTCAAAGACATCATATAAAAGATTAATCAGCAATTTATTCCAAACTTACTGAATTTCGTGATGCATTAAAGAGGCTCATTTTATAAAAGCAAGATAAATGAAGTTCTCTTCCAATAAAATAATAGCGTGGataagtggcatagcaatccaTAAATATCTCAGTCAATCAAGACCAGATAGGTTAAgccaaaaaaaatatgaaagaatgtagtagaaagcaagaaaaaaaaggaaaaaataagaagaaatccACCGGGGAACAACGAAATTTTACAAATAGGCGAGAATCTGTAAAACAGTTGCATACTAAGAGTATAAACAGCAAGCAATGTCCCTAATTTTGAGGTTGGTAAACAATCCAAGATACTCTTCATATCTTAATTAATAACTGAACCAATCCACTCAAGGaccctgaatttttttttttttatattttcagtTGAAGTTtataattatctaaattattGATTAGACATTGATTCCAATGAATTTAGAATTATTTTCTTGACGGTCCTCGCTATCTTATGATCCGGTCTTACAAATTGGCTAAGAAATcaaaaagaataataaaagaCACCAGATACCCCATTCAATTAAGCCGTAGACGTCAATGTCCGTTGCAATACAATTTCATAGCTTTGTTTATCATCGccaaaatgaaattaaataacaGACTAGCAGAATTCATCAAGACAgcgtaattaaaaaaaaaacaaactcacCATATCTCGCCCAAAGCTGAGGCTGAACTCCTCTGCATTCGCGGATCAAGATGGGGAGTTTGGGGTTCAGCGTCTTCAGTTCCTTGTAGTTCGCGTGTAGAAATTCCCTGTAAAACCAAACccaaaaaaaaaaggtcaaaaaaCTAGCTCCGATGGCGTCTTTAGCTTATGAGTACAAAGCGGCTACCGGGTCTGCGCACTGGCCGGCGAAGTCTGGCAGAAAAGGAAACGAATCTCCTTCAGATTGCGAGACAATTGAGCTTTCCACGCCATCGTCGCGCAAAACGGAAATGGCCTTTCGAGAGAACGAAACCCTAACACAGAAAATTGACGCCTCCGGCCGTAAAAAGCCACGAAGTTTGGATCTATATTTTGATAGCCGAGAACCTTAACTCGGCTGATGTCACCTCAAAAAATTAATCTGAACTACTCTCAAAACCCAATCCTCTCTCATAAAACTAAATTTCCAtccaaatttatttaaatatatataattatctaAAACACATAGATAACTATTTAAGAgccataatttaatttttaagaatattatattttaaataatatttaattgaacATCTAAATTAAGGCTATAAACGAGCCGAGTcgagccgaaccgaaccgaattttggggtgtttaaacttatttgataagataatcgagccaAGCCGAaccaagcttaaaatgaaccaagtttttgaaatgagtattcaagcttggcttggtttattt
This region of Zingiber officinale cultivar Zhangliang chromosome 9A, Zo_v1.1, whole genome shotgun sequence genomic DNA includes:
- the LOC122021495 gene encoding NADH dehydrogenase [ubiquinone] 1 alpha subcomplex subunit 2-like; this encodes MAWKAQLSRNLKEIRFLFCQTSPASAQTREFLHANYKELKTLNPKLPILIRECRGVQPQLWARYDAGVERCAHLDGLNEAQINNKLEELGKA